The Suncus etruscus isolate mSunEtr1 chromosome 7, mSunEtr1.pri.cur, whole genome shotgun sequence genome includes a window with the following:
- the CAMP gene encoding LOW QUALITY PROTEIN: cathelicidin antimicrobial peptide (The sequence of the model RefSeq protein was modified relative to this genomic sequence to represent the inferred CDS: deleted 2 bases in 1 codon) — MGLYSGIWRLSKTSTQFMRRLLSALWEDFNQQSSESNYFRLLELNQRPNEDEDPSSPQPIPVLIKETVCSKTEQQPLQLCDFKEKGSVRQCVGTVTLDSVRGSFDINCEKMQGVGLFKRLKKLIKKGGQKIRKLGRKIKDFIRNLQPRVEPEEEET; from the exons ATGG GCCTCTACTCAGGAATTTGGAGACTCTCAAAAACGTCTACTCAGTTTATGAGGAGGTTGCTCTCAGCGCTGTGGGAAGACTTCAACCAGCAATCGTCAGAATCCAATTACTTTCGCCTCTTGGAACTGAACCAGAGGCCCAATGAA GATGAAGACCCCAGCAGTCCACAGCCCATACCTGTCCTAATA AAAGAGACGGTGTGTTCCAAGACAGAGCAACAGCCACTGCAGCTGTGTGACTTCAAAGAGAAAGGG TCGGTGAGACAGTGTGTGGGAACAGTCACCCTGGACTCTGTCAGGGGTTCCTTCGACATCAACTGTGAGAAG ATGCAAGGAGTCGGCCTGTTCAAACGACTGAAAAAATTAATCAAGAAAGGTGGACAGAAGATCCGCAAACTTGGTAGAAAAATCAAGGATTTCATTCGAAATCTTCAGCCcagagtggagccagaggaagAAGAAACCTAG